One Cricetulus griseus strain 17A/GY chromosome 5, alternate assembly CriGri-PICRH-1.0, whole genome shotgun sequence genomic window carries:
- the Erg28 gene encoding ergosterol biosynthetic protein 28 homolog, producing MSRFLNVLRSWLVMVSIIAMGNTLQSFRDHTFLYEKLYTGKPNLVNGLQARTFGIWTLLSSVIRCLCAIDIHNKTLYHITLWTFLLALGHFLSELFIFGTAAPTVGVLAPLMVASLSILGMLIGLRYLEAEPVSRQKKRN from the exons ATGAGCCGCTTCCTGAACGTGTTACGGAGCTGGCTGGTTATGGTGTCCATCATAGCCATGGGGAACACGCTCCAGAGCTTCCGAGACCACACCTTTCTCTATGAAAAGCTCTACACTGGCAAGCCAAACCTTG TGAATGGCCTCCAAGCCCGGACCTTTGGGATCTGGACGCTGCTGTCATCTGTGATTCGCTGCCTCTGTGCCATTGACATCCACAACAAAAC ACTCTATCACATCACACTATGGACATTCCTCCTCGCCCTGGGACACTTCCTCTCAGAGTTGTTCATATTTGGAACAGCAGCTCCCACAGTTGGTGTACTGGCACCCCTAATGGTGGCAA GTCTCTCAATCCTGGGTATGCTGATTGGGCTCCGGTATCTAGAAGCAGAACCAGTGTCcagacagaagaagagaaactga